From one Thermococcus sp. Bubb.Bath genomic stretch:
- a CDS encoding RsmB/NOP family class I SAM-dependent RNA methyltransferase: MGYEEAFPSELRDYYRKLFGDEAEDIMASLRTPVEKYYIRVNTLKTSRSKLMGILRKEGLKPKRSPHLKEGIYFERKGPNFEDDYEPGLKRVTANKFASESVYQGANLYAPGVLSVDKNIKPGEEVEIRDPKGLLVGIGTARMSGNEMLEKKRGIAVEVSLPKFRLPSLNELESFKEGLFYAQSLPSMVVAHVLEPREEELIVDMAAAPGGKTSHIAQLMQNRGEIIAMDKSQNRLRKMGEELERLGVKNVKLIHMDSRKLPELGIEADKILLDAPCTALGIRPKLWESRTPKEIAATARYQRHFINAAIKSLRKGGVLVYSTCTLSYEENEANVRYMLGKGLKLEEQSVFIGSHGIGIDNVQRFYPNRHLTQGFFIARLRKV, encoded by the coding sequence ATGGGCTATGAAGAAGCGTTTCCGTCGGAGCTGAGGGACTACTACAGAAAGCTCTTTGGGGATGAGGCAGAGGATATTATGGCCTCGCTGAGAACGCCGGTGGAGAAGTACTACATAAGGGTCAACACACTCAAGACGAGCCGCTCGAAGCTGATGGGCATCCTCCGGAAGGAGGGTCTGAAGCCGAAGAGAAGCCCTCACCTCAAGGAGGGAATCTATTTCGAGAGGAAAGGACCGAACTTCGAAGATGACTACGAGCCCGGCCTGAAAAGGGTGACCGCCAACAAGTTCGCGAGTGAGAGCGTTTATCAGGGTGCCAACCTCTACGCGCCGGGAGTTCTCTCGGTGGATAAGAATATAAAACCCGGAGAAGAGGTTGAAATAAGGGATCCAAAGGGCCTGCTCGTGGGGATTGGAACCGCCAGAATGAGCGGAAATGAGATGCTGGAGAAAAAGCGGGGAATAGCCGTCGAGGTAAGCCTGCCGAAGTTCAGGCTGCCGAGTTTAAACGAGCTTGAGAGCTTTAAGGAGGGCCTCTTCTACGCCCAGAGCCTCCCTTCAATGGTCGTAGCCCACGTTCTTGAGCCAAGAGAGGAGGAGCTGATCGTTGACATGGCGGCGGCACCGGGGGGGAAGACCTCCCACATCGCCCAGCTCATGCAGAACAGGGGCGAGATAATAGCGATGGATAAATCACAGAACAGGCTCAGGAAGATGGGGGAGGAACTGGAGAGGCTCGGGGTAAAGAACGTCAAACTTATCCACATGGACTCAAGGAAGCTCCCGGAACTCGGAATCGAGGCGGACAAGATACTCCTCGATGCGCCGTGCACCGCCCTCGGCATAAGGCCCAAGCTCTGGGAGAGCAGGACGCCGAAGGAGATAGCGGCAACGGCCAGATACCAGAGGCACTTCATAAACGCCGCCATAAAATCCCTGAGGAAGGGCGGTGTTCTGGTGTACTCAACCTGCACGCTGAGTTATGAAGAGAACGAGGCCAACGTGAGGTACATGCTCGGGAAAGGGTTAAAGCTTGAGGAGCAGAGCGTTTTTATAGGGTCCCATGGTATCGGCATTGATAATGTCCAGAGGTTCTACCCCAACAGGCACCTAACCCAGGGCTTCTTCATAGCCAGGCTGAGGAAGGTGTGA
- a CDS encoding lysylphosphatidylglycerol synthase transmembrane domain-containing protein, whose translation MDWRKALPFVAGITVMGALIWWAGTEGVLQILGRTNLFWLGMAVSAYMGGVLTWALRWHVLIKSLNLNVKFKDTFVALFVGILFNNITPGARGGGEAFRMYYLTKRSDSTYGEMLATITADRILDLVPVMIMLLLSTFYAYAMGVYSLFTLLLILDILLMALTGIATVIITSERRMKRITFGMFNFLERLVPSKVKKHEDKFNQLVEVNIPHFTDGLKLVARDRRAFLISLGYSFITWFFVILRNYLVFISLGQSVSFTSIMIVQMIATTVGLISIIPGGAGIIEAISAGSFVLLGITRDMAVTASILDRIISFWLPLFLGSIFLSHSGLKPREVKGEKAAEKEIQEAKTSS comes from the coding sequence ATGGACTGGAGAAAGGCACTGCCATTCGTGGCTGGAATCACAGTCATGGGGGCCCTAATCTGGTGGGCGGGGACTGAGGGAGTCCTCCAGATCCTCGGGAGAACTAACCTATTCTGGCTTGGAATGGCGGTTTCAGCGTACATGGGGGGCGTGCTTACATGGGCTCTCCGCTGGCATGTTTTAATTAAGAGTCTAAACCTGAACGTCAAATTCAAGGACACCTTCGTAGCCCTCTTCGTCGGCATACTGTTCAACAACATAACCCCTGGGGCCAGGGGCGGGGGGGAGGCCTTCAGGATGTACTACCTCACCAAACGCTCTGACTCCACCTACGGGGAGATGCTGGCCACGATAACCGCCGACAGGATACTCGACCTCGTCCCGGTAATGATTATGCTCCTTCTCTCAACCTTCTATGCCTACGCTATGGGCGTTTACTCACTCTTCACCCTTCTTCTGATTTTGGACATCCTCCTGATGGCCCTCACTGGTATAGCGACCGTCATAATAACCAGCGAGAGGCGCATGAAGAGGATTACCTTTGGAATGTTCAACTTCCTCGAAAGGCTTGTGCCATCCAAGGTGAAGAAGCACGAGGATAAGTTCAACCAGCTGGTGGAGGTCAACATACCCCACTTCACAGACGGGTTGAAGCTCGTAGCGAGGGATAGAAGAGCGTTCCTCATCTCCCTCGGGTACTCCTTCATCACCTGGTTCTTCGTTATCCTGAGGAACTACCTCGTCTTCATCAGCCTCGGTCAGTCCGTGAGTTTTACAAGTATTATGATAGTCCAGATGATAGCAACGACAGTTGGACTAATAAGCATAATCCCAGGGGGCGCGGGCATCATAGAGGCGATCTCCGCAGGTTCCTTCGTGCTCCTTGGGATAACGAGGGATATGGCGGTCACCGCGAGCATTTTGGACAGGATAATCTCCTTCTGGCTGCCGCTCTTCCTTGGAAGCATCTTCCTCAGCCACTCTGGGCTGAAGCCGCGGGAAGTCAAGGGCGAAAAGGCCGCAGAAAAAGAGATCCAAGAAGCTAAAACCTCTTCTTAA
- a CDS encoding NAD(+) kinase — protein MKFGIVARRDRAAALKLAYRVYDFLKVSGYDVVVDTETQSHLGEFNEGDVLPLEEFDVDFIVVIGGDGTILRVEHRTRKDSPILGVNMGTLGFLTEVEPHETFFALSRLLEGEYHIDERMKLRTYLNGENNVPDSLNETAILTGIPGKIVHMKYYVDGGLADEIRSDGLIVATPTGSTGYALSAGGPFVDPRLDLFVIAPLNPIALSSRPMVVPASSEIEVVTQPPRRELILTIDGQFYMRVAPETEIKIKRSPRKARFVRFSNEIYPKYPFRLKKRF, from the coding sequence ATGAAGTTCGGCATAGTGGCCAGGAGGGACAGGGCAGCGGCACTCAAACTCGCGTATAGGGTTTACGATTTCCTCAAAGTGAGCGGCTACGACGTCGTTGTTGACACAGAAACACAGTCGCACCTCGGCGAGTTCAACGAGGGTGACGTACTGCCCCTTGAGGAGTTTGATGTTGACTTCATCGTAGTCATCGGAGGGGATGGAACCATACTCCGGGTTGAGCATCGGACGAGGAAGGATTCCCCGATTCTTGGCGTCAACATGGGCACCCTGGGTTTTCTGACGGAGGTTGAGCCCCATGAGACTTTTTTTGCGCTAAGCAGGCTCCTCGAGGGGGAATATCACATCGATGAGAGAATGAAGCTGAGAACCTATCTCAATGGGGAGAATAACGTTCCGGATTCTTTGAACGAGACCGCGATCCTTACGGGAATCCCCGGTAAGATAGTCCACATGAAATACTACGTCGATGGCGGCCTGGCGGATGAGATACGCTCGGACGGGCTCATTGTGGCGACGCCTACTGGTTCCACAGGCTACGCCCTATCCGCTGGCGGCCCCTTCGTTGATCCGCGCCTTGATCTGTTCGTAATCGCCCCTCTGAATCCGATAGCCCTCAGTTCTAGGCCCATGGTTGTCCCAGCCTCAAGCGAAATCGAGGTAGTCACTCAGCCTCCCCGGAGGGAGCTGATTCTGACGATTGACGGCCAGTTCTACATGAGGGTGGCCCCAGAAACTGAGATAAAAATAAAGCGCTCACCCAGAAAAGCCCGCTTCGTTAGGTTCTCCAACGAGATATATCCAAAGTACCCTTTCAGGCTTAAGAAGAGGTTTTAG
- a CDS encoding acetate--CoA ligase family protein, with amino-acid sequence MEGRINLDPFFYPNSVAVFGSFKPGAIAYEILRNVMEGGFEGKLIPVNPKGGNVEVAGRRFEIRKKLDEPVDTAIIAVPARIVPALIDGIGHLIKGAVVISAGFSEVGNEELERELVEKARKHGVRVIGPNCAGVFGVHGKFFGSFEVRVKPGGLTLVSQSGAFGGAALAMGNDEGIGFSAFVSYGNAADLNESDFLEYFADDPNTRAIALYIEGVKNGRRFLKALRYATSKKPVIILKAGKSASGARAAASHTGSLAGSYEIYRAAFKQTGAIEVEEMEELFDAAKAFEMYEKAGKRVAVITNSGGPGVLATDKLERLGLGIANLSEETVETLNSFLPPQCSVRNPVDLIADADYERYKRTIETVCRDENVDSILVICVPPIFIPSGEIAKAVIEADCSKPVVVNFMAGELVRGGVRILEENGIKNFTTPERAAKALRWLSQR; translated from the coding sequence ATGGAAGGAAGGATAAACCTTGACCCGTTTTTCTATCCAAATAGCGTCGCCGTCTTCGGGTCTTTCAAACCGGGGGCGATAGCGTACGAAATCCTAAGGAACGTCATGGAAGGAGGATTTGAGGGAAAGCTGATTCCGGTGAACCCGAAGGGCGGAAACGTCGAAGTCGCCGGAAGGAGGTTTGAAATCCGGAAAAAACTGGATGAGCCCGTTGATACAGCGATAATCGCGGTTCCCGCCAGAATCGTTCCAGCCCTGATTGATGGTATAGGGCATCTCATCAAGGGGGCCGTAGTCATCTCGGCGGGCTTCTCCGAGGTCGGAAACGAGGAGCTTGAGCGGGAGCTCGTGGAAAAGGCAAGAAAACACGGGGTAAGGGTAATCGGGCCCAACTGTGCCGGAGTCTTTGGAGTCCACGGGAAGTTCTTCGGCTCCTTCGAGGTTCGCGTTAAACCAGGCGGATTAACATTGGTAAGCCAGAGTGGTGCCTTTGGAGGGGCAGCTTTGGCAATGGGCAACGACGAGGGGATAGGCTTCTCGGCCTTTGTTTCCTATGGAAACGCCGCAGACCTGAACGAGAGCGACTTTTTGGAGTACTTCGCGGACGACCCGAACACGAGGGCGATAGCCCTCTACATCGAGGGAGTTAAGAATGGAAGGCGCTTTCTCAAAGCGCTCCGCTACGCCACCTCAAAGAAGCCAGTTATAATCCTGAAGGCGGGGAAGAGCGCGAGCGGTGCCAGAGCCGCCGCATCCCACACGGGCTCGTTGGCCGGTTCGTACGAGATATATCGCGCGGCCTTCAAGCAGACTGGTGCTATAGAGGTTGAGGAGATGGAGGAGCTCTTCGACGCGGCAAAGGCCTTTGAGATGTATGAAAAAGCCGGAAAGCGTGTTGCAGTAATAACCAACTCCGGCGGGCCGGGCGTCCTGGCAACGGATAAGCTCGAGAGGCTTGGGCTGGGGATAGCAAATCTGAGCGAAGAGACAGTTGAGACCCTCAACTCATTCCTCCCGCCACAGTGCTCTGTGAGGAACCCAGTGGATCTGATAGCAGACGCCGACTACGAGAGGTATAAGAGAACAATAGAGACGGTCTGCAGGGACGAGAACGTCGATTCCATTCTGGTTATCTGCGTCCCGCCAATATTCATACCGAGCGGGGAGATAGCTAAAGCGGTAATCGAGGCAGACTGCAGCAAGCCCGTAGTTGTGAACTTCATGGCAGGAGAGCTGGTCAGGGGAGGCGTCAGAATTCTCGAGGAAAATGGGATAAAGAACTTCACGACCCCCGAAAGGGCCGCGAAGGCTTTGAGGTGGCTCTCTCAGAGGTGA
- a CDS encoding TrkA family potassium uptake protein: protein MFVIIMGAGRVGYLVAKLLEEDGHDVTVIEQNGERAKELSLLINGLVLEGDATDPKTLEEANIKQADAFAALTGKDDANILACILAKNLNPNTYTALRISNPKNKRIFEAVEDLRKYFNFIISPEEIAAEYISRNLSNPGFNRVLFPREGAEIVRFEITPDSWVAGKTVRELILPKDSLIIAVYDKKGNLIIPSGDTKLPEEGSLIVFGKTGVLDEVKEIFERKK from the coding sequence ATGTTCGTGATAATAATGGGTGCCGGCCGCGTTGGTTACCTTGTGGCCAAACTGCTTGAGGAAGATGGCCACGACGTTACCGTTATCGAACAGAATGGGGAAAGGGCCAAGGAGTTGTCCCTTCTTATAAATGGCCTCGTTCTTGAGGGAGACGCCACAGACCCCAAGACCCTTGAGGAGGCCAACATAAAGCAGGCAGACGCCTTCGCAGCTTTAACGGGCAAGGACGATGCAAACATACTCGCCTGCATCCTGGCCAAGAACCTGAATCCCAACACCTACACCGCCCTCAGGATAAGCAACCCCAAGAACAAGAGGATTTTCGAGGCGGTTGAGGACTTACGGAAGTACTTCAACTTCATAATCTCGCCGGAGGAAATAGCCGCCGAGTACATATCGAGGAACCTCTCCAACCCCGGCTTTAACAGGGTTCTCTTCCCGCGTGAGGGGGCGGAGATAGTCCGCTTTGAGATAACACCAGACAGCTGGGTGGCTGGGAAGACCGTCCGCGAACTTATACTCCCCAAGGACTCCCTAATCATAGCAGTCTACGACAAGAAGGGAAACCTGATAATTCCCTCGGGAGACACGAAGCTCCCCGAAGAGGGCTCTCTCATAGTCTTCGGTAAAACCGGCGTCCTGGACGAGGTTAAGGAAATATTCGAAAGGAAGAAGTGA
- a CDS encoding preprotein translocase subunit SecD, protein MARRRKSLKKLLLNWRVLLLILFLVGSLASIAAYGLTYGIDIGGGVALIAKPDHPVSGDTVNGIITSLQNRINTFGIKDISIEAQHESETGETLFVIKVANVTLEEAKQIKDIIESQGVLYLEFDGTVFATGSDVTVPSGQYGLDLQKGPTAWRVGFQLSDKAQNKFKKIAAHKVGWPVDIFLDPPVNSLMVVSHQVYQELQDVQAFNGQAGAQAPTLLERIEKGLNITVVPYTNQTPEEIVNNATALNKTAIILADVPKNLYSNVSSIVKNGNLKIAVSYYTPQNGESYPSFIRRILHLYGPYSLAFDPAEGNQAQLEITGGAATKEAALQEAKMMYAVLRSGSLAVKLHVISEQYISPTLGQNFKKQAGIAGLGALIAVLLIVYLHYRRWKIAIPVTSTSLFEVTIILGIAALIHWNLDLPSIAGIIAAIGTGVDQQIVITDELLGGISSATRRSTFRRIARAFFVIFASATTTIVAMSFLLIYFVGTLKGFAVTTILGVLIGILVTRPAYAEIAKYLLTEG, encoded by the coding sequence ATGGCGAGACGCAGAAAGAGCCTCAAGAAGCTCCTCCTCAACTGGAGGGTGCTCCTGCTTATCCTGTTCCTCGTCGGCTCTCTGGCTTCAATAGCGGCCTACGGACTCACTTACGGTATTGACATAGGCGGCGGTGTCGCGTTGATTGCGAAGCCCGACCACCCGGTTAGCGGCGACACCGTCAACGGGATAATCACCTCCCTGCAGAACAGGATAAACACCTTCGGTATCAAGGACATCTCGATAGAGGCCCAGCATGAGTCAGAAACCGGTGAGACACTCTTCGTCATAAAGGTCGCCAACGTCACCCTTGAGGAGGCGAAGCAGATCAAGGACATAATAGAGAGCCAGGGTGTTCTCTACCTTGAGTTCGATGGAACTGTCTTCGCGACTGGTTCGGACGTCACCGTTCCCTCCGGCCAGTATGGTTTGGACCTCCAGAAGGGTCCGACTGCATGGCGCGTTGGATTCCAGCTCTCAGACAAGGCTCAGAACAAATTTAAGAAGATTGCAGCTCACAAGGTCGGGTGGCCGGTTGACATCTTCCTTGACCCACCTGTTAACTCCCTCATGGTGGTTTCCCATCAGGTCTACCAGGAGCTTCAGGACGTCCAGGCTTTCAATGGTCAGGCGGGTGCCCAGGCCCCGACCCTCCTTGAGAGGATTGAAAAGGGCCTCAACATAACCGTTGTTCCATACACCAACCAGACTCCTGAGGAGATAGTTAACAACGCCACTGCCCTCAACAAGACCGCCATAATCCTTGCCGATGTTCCCAAGAACCTCTACAGCAACGTGAGCAGCATTGTGAAGAACGGGAACCTCAAGATAGCCGTCTCGTATTACACCCCCCAGAACGGCGAGAGTTATCCCTCGTTTATCAGGAGGATACTCCACCTCTACGGTCCCTACTCCCTTGCCTTTGACCCCGCAGAGGGCAACCAGGCCCAGCTTGAGATAACCGGTGGGGCAGCAACAAAGGAGGCCGCCCTGCAGGAAGCCAAGATGATGTACGCCGTTCTCAGGAGCGGTTCCCTGGCCGTTAAGCTCCACGTCATAAGCGAGCAGTACATCTCCCCGACCCTTGGCCAGAACTTCAAGAAACAGGCTGGAATAGCTGGACTGGGAGCGCTCATAGCCGTCCTCCTCATAGTTTACCTCCACTACAGACGCTGGAAGATAGCCATACCAGTAACCAGCACGAGTCTCTTTGAGGTCACCATAATCCTTGGAATAGCCGCGCTGATCCACTGGAATCTCGACCTCCCGAGTATCGCAGGTATCATCGCCGCTATAGGTACGGGGGTTGACCAGCAGATCGTCATAACCGACGAGCTCCTCGGTGGAATCAGTTCTGCCACCAGGAGAAGCACGTTCAGGAGGATTGCCAGGGCGTTCTTCGTTATCTTTGCATCCGCGACGACCACGATAGTTGCAATGAGCTTCCTCCTCATTTACTTTGTGGGCACCCTCAAGGGATTCGCGGTGACCACCATACTCGGTGTCCTCATCGGAATACTCGTTACCAGGCCAGCGTACGCTGAGATAGCCAAGTACCTCCTCACGGAGGGCTGA
- a CDS encoding protein translocase subunit SecF, with amino-acid sequence MASKKKVREKEGLSSGERFLNEKRRRLSFLVKMEPKKMILYPLIVFLIAALVLAVHPPEKGIDLKGGVVITIYNLNANPGYVASYVHQKTGISVHAESFKYLSGTAGIRLYAPAGSNSDAIVSALKEKYPNAEITPMTVDPTFGRIAQKQGIKAIIYAFLGMAVVVFLFFRDLVPSGTIIFSAFSDMVIALATMGLLGINLTTATIAALLMLIGYTVDSNILLTTRLLKRKEDTVEDAYLSAVSTGFTMSTTTLGALFVLWLVSTSEVIDNITIVLIFGLLADFMNTWVLNAGVLRWYISSPLHFNIKLRRGK; translated from the coding sequence ATGGCCTCAAAGAAGAAGGTTCGTGAAAAGGAAGGCCTCTCAAGTGGGGAGAGGTTCCTCAATGAAAAACGGAGGCGGCTCTCCTTCCTTGTTAAAATGGAACCCAAGAAGATGATACTCTACCCGCTGATAGTCTTTCTGATAGCGGCCCTCGTTCTGGCGGTTCACCCGCCGGAGAAGGGAATAGACCTCAAGGGTGGAGTGGTTATTACCATTTACAACCTCAATGCTAATCCGGGTTATGTGGCTTCGTACGTCCATCAGAAAACTGGAATCTCGGTCCATGCCGAGAGCTTCAAGTACCTTAGCGGTACCGCAGGAATAAGGCTCTACGCCCCAGCGGGCTCAAATTCGGATGCTATAGTGTCCGCCCTGAAGGAGAAGTACCCCAACGCGGAGATCACCCCGATGACAGTTGATCCGACGTTCGGTAGGATAGCCCAGAAGCAGGGAATAAAGGCCATCATTTACGCGTTCCTTGGAATGGCCGTCGTTGTGTTCCTGTTCTTCAGGGATCTCGTGCCTTCGGGAACCATCATCTTCTCGGCCTTTTCGGACATGGTAATAGCGCTCGCCACGATGGGACTCCTCGGAATCAACCTGACCACCGCCACCATAGCCGCTCTGCTTATGCTCATAGGTTACACCGTCGACAGCAACATCCTCCTGACAACGAGGCTCCTCAAGAGGAAGGAGGACACCGTTGAGGATGCCTACCTGTCCGCGGTCTCCACTGGTTTCACTATGAGCACGACCACCCTTGGAGCTCTCTTCGTCCTATGGCTTGTCTCAACCTCTGAAGTCATAGACAACATCACCATAGTCCTCATATTCGGTCTCCTCGCGGACTTCATGAACACGTGGGTACTAAATGCGGGTGTGCTTAGGTGGTACATCTCAAGCCCGCTCCACTTCAACATAAAGCTCAGGAGGGGTAAGTGA
- the speD gene encoding adenosylmethionine decarboxylase, producing MSEVGTIGFHYVVEAAGCDPEILSDANKLREIFLEAARIGKMEVKMTHFFKFSPTGVSGMVVVAESHLSIHTWPENGYAAIDVYTCGTKADPEAATDYILDKIGAKYAHVSEIKRGIYEDDDTYTHMIMTWEEALDRTNGKG from the coding sequence ATGAGTGAGGTAGGAACAATAGGGTTTCACTACGTGGTTGAGGCTGCAGGTTGCGATCCCGAGATACTCAGTGACGCTAACAAGCTCAGGGAGATATTCCTTGAGGCCGCGAGGATAGGCAAGATGGAGGTTAAGATGACCCACTTCTTCAAGTTCTCCCCAACGGGCGTCAGCGGGATGGTCGTCGTTGCCGAGAGCCACCTCTCGATACACACCTGGCCAGAGAACGGGTACGCGGCAATAGACGTCTACACATGCGGCACGAAGGCAGACCCGGAGGCCGCCACCGACTACATCCTCGACAAAATCGGTGCCAAGTACGCTCACGTCTCAGAGATAAAGAGGGGCATCTACGAGGACGACGACACCTACACCCACATGATCATGACCTGGGAAGAAGCCCTAGACAGAACAAACGGAAAGGGCTAA
- a CDS encoding KaiC domain-containing protein, whose translation MTRMVKTGIPGMDEILHGGIPERNVVLLSGGPGTGKSIFSQQFIWNGLGMGEPGIYVALEEHPVQVRGNMAQFGWDVKKYEEEGLFAMVDAFTAGIGKSKEYEKYIVHDLTDIREFIDVLRTAIRDINAKRVVIDSVTTLYINKPAMARGIVMQLKRVLAGLGVTSIFVSQISVGERGFGGPGVEHGVDGIIRLDLDEIDGELKRSLIVWKMRGTSHSMKRHPFDITDRGIIVYPDKVLKRKAVVEIE comes from the coding sequence ATGACCCGGATGGTGAAGACGGGCATTCCGGGGATGGACGAGATACTCCACGGGGGAATACCTGAGAGGAACGTCGTCCTTCTCAGCGGTGGACCCGGAACTGGAAAATCAATCTTCTCACAGCAGTTTATCTGGAACGGCCTTGGGATGGGCGAGCCAGGAATCTACGTAGCTTTAGAGGAGCACCCGGTCCAGGTCAGGGGGAACATGGCCCAGTTCGGCTGGGACGTTAAGAAATATGAAGAAGAGGGCCTCTTCGCGATGGTCGACGCCTTCACCGCGGGAATCGGAAAGAGCAAGGAGTACGAGAAGTACATCGTCCACGACCTGACGGACATTAGGGAGTTCATAGACGTCCTCCGGACTGCGATTAGGGACATAAATGCCAAGCGTGTGGTCATAGACTCCGTTACGACCCTCTACATCAACAAGCCGGCGATGGCGAGGGGCATCGTGATGCAGCTCAAGAGGGTCTTAGCCGGTCTTGGGGTTACCAGCATCTTCGTCAGCCAGATAAGCGTCGGTGAGAGGGGCTTTGGAGGGCCAGGCGTTGAGCACGGCGTTGACGGCATAATCCGCCTCGACCTCGACGAGATCGACGGTGAACTAAAGCGCTCTCTCATTGTCTGGAAGATGCGCGGAACGAGCCACAGCATGAAGAGACACCCCTTTGACATTACTGACAGGGGAATAATCGTCTATCCTGACAAAGTCCTCAAGAGGAAGGCCGTTGTTGAGATTGAGTGA
- a CDS encoding ATP-binding protein: MVENYFNVHPRMDTKELFGREAETKGLMDVLKASGWSAVLGPRMAGKTSLSIATAVKYAEEEKTVVIYINLSTARSFRDMTSRLVSAVSRMNEKGHINGAEFRLFVPTGIVGAGLDLKFKKPDKNRVSQRFEEVISILPEKSVVILDEVQEVQGRLDRMTRALWAVFNERPDVRFIFTGSYSGLVKKVVEAHYEEPMFGRAPIQIKVLPWPRRTAEDFLMVGLKKCGVNYSLTEVGSTVEILGTLPGWLNEYGFRRCLGETHEEALSLVRDSAITRARKELENLIKMRDPKAREVLRTISVAPRSWGELLRIGLSKPSLDSLLDTLTEGLFILKKEHIGYRTVYSFINPVYREAAKLL; this comes from the coding sequence ATGGTGGAGAATTACTTCAACGTCCATCCGAGGATGGACACGAAGGAACTTTTTGGGAGGGAAGCCGAGACCAAGGGGCTTATGGACGTTTTAAAGGCCTCGGGCTGGAGTGCGGTACTTGGGCCAAGAATGGCCGGAAAAACAAGCCTCTCAATAGCCACTGCAGTTAAATATGCAGAAGAAGAAAAAACCGTGGTTATTTACATCAACCTGTCCACGGCTCGAAGTTTTAGGGATATGACATCTCGCCTTGTTTCTGCTGTTTCAAGGATGAACGAGAAAGGCCATATAAATGGTGCAGAGTTTCGGCTGTTCGTTCCCACGGGAATAGTGGGTGCAGGTCTCGACTTAAAATTCAAAAAACCCGACAAGAACCGTGTGAGCCAAAGGTTTGAGGAAGTCATATCGATTCTTCCGGAGAAGAGTGTTGTAATCCTTGATGAGGTACAGGAAGTTCAGGGACGCTTAGACAGGATGACGCGTGCTCTCTGGGCAGTTTTCAATGAAAGGCCAGATGTCAGGTTTATATTCACCGGTTCTTATTCAGGGCTTGTGAAGAAAGTAGTCGAGGCACATTACGAGGAACCCATGTTCGGAAGGGCTCCGATACAGATCAAGGTTCTTCCCTGGCCGAGGAGAACGGCGGAAGATTTCCTTATGGTGGGACTAAAGAAGTGCGGGGTTAATTACTCCCTCACTGAAGTGGGAAGTACTGTTGAAATTCTCGGAACCCTTCCGGGATGGCTCAATGAGTACGGGTTCAGACGCTGTCTTGGGGAAACCCATGAAGAGGCCCTCTCTCTTGTTAGGGATTCCGCGATCACAAGGGCAAGAAAAGAGCTTGAAAACCTGATAAAAATGAGGGATCCAAAGGCGAGGGAAGTCCTCCGTACCATTTCAGTAGCCCCTCGATCTTGGGGAGAACTTCTGAGAATAGGCCTCAGCAAGCCATCTCTGGACTCGCTATTGGACACATTAACCGAGGGACTGTTTATCCTGAAGAAAGAGCATATCGGCTACAGAACTGTGTACTCTTTCATAAATCCTGTTTACAGGGAGGCGGCAAAACTTCTCTAG
- a CDS encoding PUA domain-containing protein: protein MDELRYRRASSWEYDLILREAEKYGELKHHTFAVVEGKFRDVYAVNERVWAEIENLKLKPYSYGTFVGTIKVDKNLVEKFYPNVEFFYFVDVRKNYVVLTPKAGFLFTTGKDVPKSGVRSYNWQGTKKLVIYDENGVILGIGRINPGSRNKFILNVTDIGEFIRRKR from the coding sequence ATGGATGAACTCCGCTACCGGCGCGCCTCCTCATGGGAGTACGACCTCATCCTCCGCGAGGCTGAAAAGTACGGCGAGCTAAAGCACCACACCTTCGCGGTAGTGGAAGGAAAGTTCCGGGACGTCTACGCCGTCAACGAGAGGGTCTGGGCTGAGATAGAAAACTTGAAGCTCAAGCCCTACTCATATGGAACCTTCGTCGGCACGATAAAGGTGGACAAAAACCTCGTCGAGAAGTTCTATCCCAACGTCGAGTTCTTCTACTTCGTTGATGTCCGGAAGAACTACGTGGTTCTAACGCCAAAGGCCGGCTTCCTCTTCACGACCGGAAAAGACGTGCCGAAGAGCGGCGTGCGCTCTTATAACTGGCAGGGCACCAAGAAGCTCGTAATCTACGATGAAAACGGGGTAATCCTTGGAATAGGGAGGATAAACCCTGGGAGCAGGAACAAGTTCATTCTGAACGTGACCGACATCGGTGAGTTCATCAGGAGGAAGCGCTAG